The nucleotide sequence CGCCGATGAGCCACAACTACTGCGACCGCTGCAACCGCATGCGGCTGACGGCGGACGGCCAGCTTCGCCCCTGCCTTTTCGGACACGCGCAGACCAACCTGCGCGATCCCCTCCGCCGCGGCGAGCCGCTGGAGCCCCTGATTCGCCAGACGCTGCGCATCAAGCCCGAGCGCCACTGGCTGGTGCAGGGCTCCGACGCGGGATCGGGCGGGCTGCTGGCCCTTTCTCAGGTCGGCGGCTGACGCCTCGCTTCCGCTAGCGTCCGCCGCACGGACGCGGACTCCCCGCCCCCCGCCGTTCCCGAGCATGACCCACCCCGAAGGCCGCAGGCTCCTCGCCACGGGCCGGCAATATTTCCTTTTCGTCGTTCTGCCGGTGCTCGCCGTGCTCGCCATTCTGCAGGTGGGCGGCGGAATGGGCGCATCCGCGGCCGCTGTGCAGGCCCCCCCGCCCACGGCGAGCAGCCCCAGGCCGCCGCTACCCGACATGCTGCTGCTCCTGGCGCAGATCGGGGTGATCGTGATCGCCGCGCGAGGCCTGGGCTACCTGTTCCGGCGCATCGGCCAGCCGCAGGTGGTGGGTGAGATGGCCGCCGGGCTCATGCTGGGACCTTCGCTGCTCGGATGGGTGGCGCCCGGGGTGACGGCGGCCCTCTTCCCAGCCGCCAGCCTCGGATTTCTGAGCGCGCTGAGCCAGGTGGGGCTGCTGGTGTTCATGTTCCTGGTGGGCGTACGCCTGGATCCCCAGCTGCTTCGCAACCGCGGCCACACGGCGGTGGTCACCAGCCACGTGAGCATCGCCGCGCCATTTCTGCTGGGGACGGTGCTGGCCCTGGCCATCCATCCCACGCTGGCCCCCAAGGGGGTGAGCTTCACCGCCTTCGCGCTGTTCATGGGCGCCGCCATGAGCGTGACAGCCTTTCCCGTGCTGGCACGCATCCTGGCCGAAAAGCGCCTGACCGGCACCCGGCTGGGCGCCGTGACGCTGGCCTGCGCGGCGGTGGACGACGTGACGGCGTGGAGCATCCTGGCCGGGGTGGTGATGCTGGTGCGCAGCGGCGACATGAACGTGCCCCTGTGGGTAACCGTGGTGGGCTCGGCGGCGTTCGCCGTCGTGATGATCACCCTCGTGCGGGCGGGGGTGGCCCGGGCGCTGCGCGGCTCGGTGCGCGAGGGCACCCTCTCGGACGACGGGCTGGCGTTCATCCTCCTGTTGGCGCTCCTCTCGGCCCTGGTGACGGAGTACCTGGGCGTACACGCCCTGTTCGGCGCCTTTCTGGCCGGGGCGGTCGTTCCGAAGGAGCCGGGCTTCGTGCGCAGGCTGACGGACAAGCTCGAGGACGTGACGGTGGTTCTCCTGCTGCCGCTGTTCTTTGCGTTCACCGGCCTGCGGACGAGCATCGGCCTGGTGAGCGGGTGGGAGATGTGGCTTACCTGCGCGGCGGTGATTGCGGTGGCGGTGGCGGGAAAGTTCGGCGGGAGCACGCTGGCGGCGCGGGCCACGGGCATGTCGTGGCGCGACGCGAGCGCGCTGGGCGTGCTGATGAACACGCGCGGGCTGATGGAACTGGTGATCCTGAACGTGGGGCTGGACCTGGGGGTGATCTCGCCGGCGCTGTTCGCCATGATGGTGCTGATGGCCCTGGTGACCACCTTCATGACCACGCCGCTGCTGG is from Longimicrobium sp. and encodes:
- a CDS encoding cation:proton antiporter, whose amino-acid sequence is MTHPEGRRLLATGRQYFLFVVLPVLAVLAILQVGGGMGASAAAVQAPPPTASSPRPPLPDMLLLLAQIGVIVIAARGLGYLFRRIGQPQVVGEMAAGLMLGPSLLGWVAPGVTAALFPAASLGFLSALSQVGLLVFMFLVGVRLDPQLLRNRGHTAVVTSHVSIAAPFLLGTVLALAIHPTLAPKGVSFTAFALFMGAAMSVTAFPVLARILAEKRLTGTRLGAVTLACAAVDDVTAWSILAGVVMLVRSGDMNVPLWVTVVGSAAFAVVMITLVRAGVARALRGSVREGTLSDDGLAFILLLALLSALVTEYLGVHALFGAFLAGAVVPKEPGFVRRLTDKLEDVTVVLLLPLFFAFTGLRTSIGLVSGWEMWLTCAAVIAVAVAGKFGGSTLAARATGMSWRDASALGVLMNTRGLMELVILNVGLDLGVISPALFAMMVLMALVTTFMTTPLLDWILGDAEPAVDEPDPAPVLALAATRA